The Dasypus novemcinctus isolate mDasNov1 chromosome 24, mDasNov1.1.hap2, whole genome shotgun sequence sequence GCTTCCTCTGCTCAGGAAGGCAAAACCTCGGGGAAGACACTTCGCTGCAGGAAGCGAGGCAGGCCCCCTCCTGAGCCCTGTGGCGGGCACAGCTTGCCTGTGACCCCAGCGCACGACGCTCTTGCTCAGGAGGATTTTCTAAGTCAGGGGAGACCGCGCTGCGGGCCCATCGGGTCACTATAAGCAGGTCCCAGAGAGAGCACAGGGCCCTGTCCCAGGGGTGACCCGTGGCCGCCCCAGTAGCCAGGGCACGCTTACTCGTCTTTGCCAGATACTCAGTTTCCCAGTCTCCCTTGAAATGGGAGGAGCATGTGACTCAGGACTGGCCAACAAGATCGACAGGAAGTTTTTACTTTCCTGATAGTCCCTTCAGGGAGCGGCCCGTTAAGGATGGGAGTCCATCAGCCCACACCTACGACACTGTCAGGTAAGGACAAATAAACCGCTCCCTGAGGTCCTATAAATCAGGCTTGTTACTTGTAGCAGAATGCATTCTTGATTGGGGAGCTTTGCGAGGATTTGTGGAAAGGACGGTGCTCACCGCAAAAGATTGCTTCTCCTCCGCAGCTCCCATGTGTCCCTTCTGCCTATAGGGCCTCACGGCCAAGCACCAACGCAGCCGCAGCCTCCTTTCTGCACCTTTCTGCCCTCGACATCAGCTGAGCACTGGCAGGCGGCTCGAGCTGCTGCAGGCTACATCTCGCCGTACCGCGTCACCTGCCTGCTAGTCTAGGTTCTGAGCTGCGACCAGCTTGGAGCTTCTTTGACTGCAGTCAGAGCTGGAAAGAAAGCCCACAGGGCAGCACGGCAGCGGCCCGACTCCGCACGGGCAGAGCGAGGAAGAGCTCGGGCTTGGCCTGCACCAGTGAGCCCCTCTGCAAACGTGTGCTCCAGCCTTGCCCACCACGCCCTCACCAGCTCGCCTCCCACACCTGCAAACCTGCAGACACAGCAGGCCCAAGAACGCTACTCGAgactttctccattttatttctttgggaaagGAAAACAAGTCTTTCCATCACATATGgcagatatatatttatatatatatttatatataatttattttatggttGGAAGTCCCAAAGACTGAGtctatccatatatatatattatatatatatatatatttttttttttttttttttccactgacATCCCCCTGCTCTGGCCCAGGTCCAGGATCTGGGGCAGGTGTAGCCAGTAGAATGGGCAGTGGTGGCCGGGATGACCCCCCCCCACCTCAGGGACCTGGTGAGGGGAGGGGCTGTGCCATGGGGGTAGAGGCCACGCAGAGGGGCGCTCCTGTTTTCTGGGGGGTTGCACCGCTCATCAAACAGTCACCAGTCATGGGAGGAGGCTGGTCGGGGTTGGGGAACTTGCTCACAGTAGTTGCCAGCTCTCTCCACCCTGCTCCCCCAAACCCAGCCTCGGGGGTGGGAGAAGAGAGAAGTACAAGGGCTGAGGGCCAAGCCTCCTCCAGGGTTTATTGCTGGTGAATAGAAATGTGCTTTTCCCTTCTGACCTCGGGGGGGCTGGACTGGGGGACCCCTAGGGGAGGGAGTGCCCCCACTGACCCCAGGCCTTCTCTGGGCCACCGCAGGTCCCTGGTAGccagggctcagggttcctctcagGGCAGTCAACCCCAAAACAAGGGCGTCAGGCTCAGACGACCCAGCAGAGCGTGGAGGCGGGCGGTGCACCAAAGGTCAAACAGAACTTTCTACCGGAGGGAAAGGGAGCGCACTGGGGCAGAGGTATCCTGGGCACGACATGGGCGTGAGGGGAGGAGGAATCCCGAGGGTGTCAGAGAGTACAGGAACCACCTGGCCTCAGGCTGGGGCGGGGCGTGCCTGCGAGGCAGGTGCACTGAGCTGCTGTTGTCAGGGCTGGACGGTGGCCCTGGGTGTGGGATGAGCACAGCAGGTGGGCCCTGTGGGGTGGGAGCTGAGGGGCCTGCAGGTGACCCCTCCAGGAATTGAGGGAGAGCCTCCCCTCAGAGCACATGGACACTCAGCCTCAGGCAGGCCGTCTGCGCAGGCAAGCCGGGGGCCACGAGCCCCCAGGCCGAGGCGAGCAGAGCACACACAGCCAGACACCGCGGACGACAGCGGCCAGCCAGGCCCACTCAGCCTGCCGCCCCATCTCCAGCAAGGGTGCTGGGAAAGGGTGCTCGGGCTCCCTGCTGCCCTCTCCATTCTCTCCTCAGGGGGGGGTCTGCCCAAGAGGGCAGGGGTAGAGCCGGGAGGGTCCCACCAGCGGTGGTGGGCGGGGTGACCTGGTCACAGCTGCTTTGAGAACCTCTTTGGTCTGGGGACACGGGGACGACAGAGGGGCACGGGGGACCCAGGCCTTTGGACGGGGCACTCGCCAGAAGGCCAGGCGCCCAGGCGGGGGTCAGATTTCCGTGGACTCAATGCGCTCGAGACGGGAGGGGGTCCAGGTCTTCTTCTCCTCCCCGTGCTGGAGGGTGGGCGTGCTGGcgccccccgcagccccgcgcTCGCGCAGCCGCCGCTCCAGCTGCTGGCTGCGCTGGCACATCTCCACGTAGCTCAGCTGCAGCTGCTTCTGGTACTCGAtgaccttctccttctcctccagccACACGCGGCGCTCCTCCGCGAAGCTGGCGCCCTGGCGCTCCCGGGCCCGCCGCTCGGCCGCCAGCTCGGCCTGCAGGCGCCCCACCTCCCGCCGCAGGGCCCGCGTCCCGCTCTCGCCGCCAGCGTCGACCTCCCCGTCCAGGGACACCGAGGAGGTGGCAGCGGCCACTCCGGCCTGACGGCGCATCTTGGCCTCGTCGCTCTCGCAGGTGGCCAGCGCGTCGGCCGGCGGCTCGGGGGGGTCCGCGGGCGCCAGTGCGGGCTTGAGGCAGGCGGCGGGCGGCTCGCCCTCGCTCAGCTCCACGCTGACCTGCTTGCTGCTGAAGGAGTCCCGCAGGCTGAGCAGCTGCTCCTCCTTCTCCCGCAGCGAGGCCCGGCCCTCCCGCAGCTGGGAGCGCAGCCCCACGATCTCGCTCAGCTTCTGCGACACGTCGGCCTGCGAGTCCTTCAGCTGCTGCTTCAGGAGGGAGATCTCGCCAGCCTTCTGGCACACCTGGGGAGGGGGCGCAGGCGGCGGGGTGAAGGCAGGGCCCCGTTCGCCCACCCCAGACCTGTCAGGAAGGGAGCCCCATTTCCGCAGCCCCGGGGCGGCCTCCAGTCCTCGCACCAGCACCTCAATCCCGAACCCTTTTCTCTGCCCACCCCTcttatgggggtggggggctgctgctCTGGGTGTCTCAGGACAGAGGGAGAGGGCCCCTAACCCGCACCTCCCACTTGGTCTCCTCCATCCGGGGCAGGAAGTCGGCCTGCTCCTTCTGGCAGGTGGCCACCTTGTCCTCCAGCTCTTCCCGCTGCCGCATCAGCCGGGCCGCCTCCTCCTGCAGCTGCTTCTTGTCCTGCTGCAGCCGCAGCACCTGCAGCTGGAGGCCCTGCTGGGCGCGCTGAGCCCGGCGGGCCACCTGCTGCAGCTTCCCGCTGCAGCCCTGCCGCAGCTCCGCCAGCTCGCGCTCCCACGCCTTCTGCCGCTCCTCCAGGACCTGCGCCACCGCCGCCTCGCTCTGCTCCAGGCTGCGCCGCAGAGCCGCCACCTCCTGCTCCTTCTCCCACAGCCGCTCTTCCAGCTCCTGGATGAGCGTGCTGGGCGAGGGCGGGGAGCAGGCTGTGAACGGcagcccgccgcccccgccctccCCGGGCCCCAGCAGGCCTGGCCGCCCCATGGCCGAGGCCGTCCCGCTCTTGCCCGAGGCCCGCCCGCTGTCGGCGGCCGCCAGGTCCTGGTAGCCCGGCCCGCCGCCGGCGCTGCCGCTGCCGCCGTAGCCGGCGGTGCCGATGCGGTTGATGTGGCTGGTGGAGGCGCTGAGCGGCGCCAGGTGCTGGCTGTAGCTGGAGCTGTAGGTGGGCAGGCTGGTGAGCGAGTTCCGGCCCGAGTCCGAgaggccgcccccgcccccgcccgccgggGTCATGGTCCTGGACTTGTCCAGCCCACCCTTGAGGCCCCCGGGGCCCTGGCGTCCCTCGGGGGTCCCGTTGGTCTGCGGGGGACACAAGTTCTGCATGGAGTGGAAGTTCTTGGGCACAACGGGCTTGAAAGCCGACGGGCGCACCAGCGGCTCTGAGCACTGCGTgagagcaaaggaaaagaacaccAACGAGCTCAAAACAGCAAAGCAAAGCACGGGAGGGGCCTTCGCCCATGGGACTCCATCCCAGGGCCCCACCTGCAACCTGCCACGGGGGCCCCTGGCCCGGCCCCTCCTCCCTGGCCCCTGCTGCCCTCTTGAGGAGGCCCCCTCCTCCCTGTGGGCGCCCTCCGCCCCAGGCAGAGCCTCCGAGGGCGCAGGCGCGGGGCTGACCTGGTCCAGCTTGCCGGAGGTGGCCAGCAGCTTGGGGGGGTGGCTGGGCTCACGGTACTGGGGGGGGGCCTTGTcgctgctgccgctgctgctgctgcccccGCTGCTGCCCGCCACGGTGCCGCAGAGGTCCGTGTGGTCGCCGCCCCGCAGCTCGCCGTTGAGGTAGAGGGAGGCGGTGAGGGCCTTGTCCTCGGAGGGGAAGCGGCTCGGCCTCTCcctgcccgccccgccgcccccgccgcgggGGCCGGCGAACCCGCCCTGGCCGCCCCCGCCACGGGGGCCCACGCTCTTCAGGGCGAACTCCGGGGCGTGCGCCCCCCCGCTGCCCAAGCTGCCCATGGCCAGGCGGGGTTCCGGAGCCCCGAGCTCGGGGGGCCGCGGGGCAAAGGTCAGGAGGGGGTCCCTCCCCGGGTCGGTGCGCACGGGCAGCGTCTCCAGCTTCGCCATGATGAGGCGGGGGCCTGCGAGGGCAGGTGGGAGGAAGGGCGAGGTCAGATGCCCCTGCCCCCCGCCTGCGTCCAGCACcctggccaccagccccagggccGCCCTCCCACACAGGCCGCGGGCTCCTGGGGTGAagctccccgccccctgcccgtgGCGCAGCCTTCCCACCTGGAGCGCATCCCACTCCCGCTTCACCCCCCCTTCCGTCGGGGACGCCCCAGTTCCTCACTCAGCGCTGTGGGGGCCCCTGTCCTGACCTCAGGGGCGAGGGAGATGGGCTTGGCCGCAGAACCGGACTCAACAGGGCCAACCCCAGAAGTCGGGGGAAGGGAAACCCATCTCCGTCCAAAAAGCGGGGGGTCCTTCCCGCCCCCTAACCTAGGGTCCTGCGGTGAAGGGCAGAAGGGCTGCCAGGCAGGCTCCTGGCGCCTGAGGGCGGGGCCTCAAGCACGGGGGCCCGCGGAGGCCGGCTCTGCCGCGGCCAAGCGCCGCGCTCCCGCATTCGGGGCCCTGCTGCGGGTGGCTGCCTCCCGCGGGCCCTGCCGCGGGGCCCCGGCGGCGCTTTTCTCCTCtgtggaaggggaggaagaaggcCCTGCCTGGGGGGCTGCGTGGCCCGTGCTGCCTGCACCCCGCGGGCGGCAACAGGCGGAGCAGGCGGCAGGTGGGCGGGGAGCCGCGGCGCTCTGGGCGCTCTAGAGCTCACCGCTTGGGGCTGCGCCCACGGCCCCTCTGCAGCCCGTGGACCTTGGCCTGCTCAGCGCTCCTGGGAGTCCTGCGAGCTCCTCTGGGGGCGCTCCCCCCGCCACCCACCCCCAAACTGGGTTACCTGTGCCCAGGAGGCCCCACTTCCTGGTTCCTTTGTCTCAAGTCCGCACCGGGGACACCTGCCCAGATCTGCAAGGGCCCCACGCGGTGTAGACACCCAGCAGGGCGCCAGGGGCGGGAGGGGGCGCGCTTCGGGCCTTTAGCCCCTACACCCCCGGAGACCAGGCAGGGGAAGGGGTCCGGGCCGCCCCCCACAGCCTCCCAGTGCTCTGCGGGCAGTTCTACTCGGCTGCCCACCGCTTCTGCAATGTGCTTCCTGCACTGGGCCTTGCTGAGCCCCCTTGCTGCAGGACCCCAGCCACCACGCCCCAGGGAAGGAGAGGTCACACCAAGCATCCACTGTCTTTGCAGGATCCCATTCTCCCAGTGGGGCTGGACGCGAGGCGGGGGCACAGCTCCAGCGGGGGCAGCGGGCCCCAGGTGCGCACCAGTCTGGCCTCTCGGCCACATACAGCCTGCCAGCCCCTCGGCCCAGAGACTGCCCACCCCAAGCATGGCCACCCTCTCACCACCCCCCGGCAAGAGCGCAGGGGCCGGGGGCTTAGGGAG is a genomic window containing:
- the LZTS3 gene encoding leucine zipper putative tumor suppressor 3 — translated: MAKLETLPVRTDPGRDPLLTFAPRPPELGAPEPRLAMGSLGSGGAHAPEFALKSVGPRGGGGQGGFAGPRGGGGGAGRERPSRFPSEDKALTASLYLNGELRGGDHTDLCGTVAGSSGGSSSSGSSDKAPPQYREPSHPPKLLATSGKLDQCSEPLVRPSAFKPVVPKNFHSMQNLCPPQTNGTPEGRQGPGGLKGGLDKSRTMTPAGGGGGGLSDSGRNSLTSLPTYSSSYSQHLAPLSASTSHINRIGTAGYGGSGSAGGGPGYQDLAAADSGRASGKSGTASAMGRPGLLGPGEGGGGGLPFTACSPPSPSTLIQELEERLWEKEQEVAALRRSLEQSEAAVAQVLEERQKAWERELAELRQGCSGKLQQVARRAQRAQQGLQLQVLRLQQDKKQLQEEAARLMRQREELEDKVATCQKEQADFLPRMEETKWEVCQKAGEISLLKQQLKDSQADVSQKLSEIVGLRSQLREGRASLREKEEQLLSLRDSFSSKQVSVELSEGEPPAACLKPALAPADPPEPPADALATCESDEAKMRRQAGVAAATSSVSLDGEVDAGGESGTRALRREVGRLQAELAAERRARERQGASFAEERRVWLEEKEKVIEYQKQLQLSYVEMCQRSQQLERRLRERGAAGGASTPTLQHGEEKKTWTPSRLERIESTEI